From a single Nostoc edaphicum CCNP1411 genomic region:
- a CDS encoding DUF1634 domain-containing protein, whose amino-acid sequence MYKFNSSFRWTFLAQPDKGVVTLTLPQEVKDSNIEQLEQRTSTVTQLPNSCEIDANKNVTKTLSEQQLENLLSNLMKYGVLIASAVVLLGGILYLIHHGNEPAGYHFFQGEPLEFCSPAGVVKAVISGSYRGIIQLGLLLLIATPIVRVFISLLAFLLQREFIYVIVTLLVMASLIYSLVGAYY is encoded by the coding sequence ATGTATAAATTTAATAGTAGCTTTCGCTGGACATTTCTGGCACAGCCTGATAAAGGAGTGGTTACACTAACCTTACCGCAGGAAGTTAAAGACTCTAATATCGAACAATTAGAACAGCGCACTAGCACAGTAACACAATTGCCTAATAGCTGTGAGATTGATGCTAACAAGAACGTGACGAAAACATTAAGTGAACAGCAATTAGAGAATTTGCTCAGTAACCTCATGAAATATGGCGTTTTGATAGCTAGTGCTGTGGTTTTGCTAGGCGGTATACTCTATTTAATTCATCACGGTAATGAACCTGCGGGATATCACTTTTTTCAGGGAGAACCATTGGAATTTTGCTCACCAGCAGGTGTAGTAAAAGCAGTGATATCAGGTAGCTATCGCGGCATTATTCAACTTGGACTTTTACTACTAATTGCTACTCCGATTGTTCGCGTTTTTATTTCCCTATTGGCTTTCCTACTACAGCGAGAATTTATCTATGTAATTGTGACTTTATTAGTAATGGCTAGTCTGATTTACAGTCTTGTAGGAGCATATTATTAG